From Halorubrum salinarum, the proteins below share one genomic window:
- a CDS encoding CBS domain-containing protein translates to MLVEEVMTTDLVTCDVGATVRDATESMLRNRIGSVVVTDGGTPAGILTESDVLHAGYVTDDPLSAIPVRQAASAPLVTVRPSATLRSATERMRSEGVKKLVVVDGVTPEGIVTTQDIVDNYAGIRREVRDLATDATGWSERSDRLRD, encoded by the coding sequence ATGCTGGTCGAGGAGGTGATGACGACGGACCTCGTGACCTGTGACGTCGGCGCCACGGTCCGGGACGCCACGGAGTCGATGCTCCGCAACCGGATCGGCAGCGTCGTCGTCACGGACGGCGGGACGCCCGCCGGGATCCTCACCGAGAGCGACGTCCTCCACGCCGGGTACGTCACCGACGACCCATTGTCTGCGATCCCGGTTCGGCAGGCCGCGAGCGCCCCGCTCGTCACCGTTCGGCCGAGCGCGACCCTCCGGAGCGCGACCGAGCGCATGCGCTCGGAGGGCGTCAAGAAGCTCGTCGTCGTCGACGGCGTGACGCCCGAGGGGATCGTCACCACGCAGGACATCGTCGACAACTACGCCGGGATCCGCCGGGAGGTCCGCGACCTCGCGACGGACGCGACCGGGTGGTCGGAGCGGTCCGACCGGCTCCGCGACTGA
- a CDS encoding 1,4-dihydroxy-2-naphthoyl-CoA synthase, which yields MVSEIFDPDAWEPVTDEFDDITYHRAVDVPAVRIAFDRPAVRNAFRPGTVDELYAALDHARKQADVGTVLLTGNGPSEKDGGWAFCSGGDQSVRGGSGYEYRDDDEAGDDDDDLVREARAGRLHILEVQRLIRFMPKPVVAVVPGWAVGGGHSLHVVCDMTLASEEHAQFLQTDPDVGSFDGGFGSAYLAKQIGQKKAREVFFRGKTYSAAEAADMGMVNEVVPHEELEDVALKWADEMTRKSPTAMRMLKYAFNMADDGMVGQQVFAGEATRLAYMTEEAQEGRDAFLEGREPRFRDYPWHY from the coding sequence ACGACATCACCTACCACCGCGCCGTCGACGTCCCCGCGGTCCGGATCGCCTTCGACCGCCCCGCGGTCCGCAACGCCTTCCGGCCCGGGACGGTCGACGAGCTGTACGCCGCGCTCGACCACGCGCGCAAGCAGGCCGACGTGGGAACCGTCCTCCTCACCGGGAACGGCCCCTCGGAGAAGGACGGCGGCTGGGCGTTCTGTTCCGGCGGCGACCAGTCCGTCCGGGGCGGCTCCGGCTACGAGTACCGCGACGACGACGAGGCGGGCGACGACGACGACGACCTCGTCCGCGAGGCGCGGGCGGGCCGGCTCCACATCCTCGAAGTCCAGCGGCTGATCCGGTTCATGCCGAAGCCCGTGGTCGCGGTCGTCCCCGGCTGGGCGGTCGGCGGCGGCCACTCGCTGCACGTCGTCTGCGACATGACCCTCGCCAGCGAGGAGCACGCGCAGTTCCTCCAGACCGACCCCGACGTGGGGTCGTTCGACGGCGGGTTCGGCTCCGCGTACCTCGCGAAGCAGATCGGACAGAAGAAGGCCCGCGAGGTGTTCTTCCGCGGCAAGACCTACTCCGCCGCGGAGGCCGCGGACATGGGCATGGTCAACGAGGTCGTCCCGCACGAGGAGTTGGAGGACGTGGCCTTGAAGTGGGCCGACGAGATGACCCGGAAGTCGCCGACCGCGATGCGGATGCTGAAGTACGCGTTCAACATGGCCGACGACGGGATGGTCGGCCAGCAGGTGTTCGCGGGCGAGGCGACGCGGCTCGCGTACATGACGGAGGAGGCGCAGGAGGGCCGCGACGCCTTCCTTGAGGGCCGCGAGCCGCGGTTCCGCGACTACCCCTGGCACTACTGA